A segment of the Cohnella algarum genome:
CGGAGGGGAAGCGCTGCTGTTTCAGCAGGGCCGAGTCATCGTCTGCGAGTGGGAGCGGGAATCCGGCGATATCGTCCGGCTGGTCAAGGACGGCGCCGAGCTTCCTTTCGCGCCGGGCAAGACGTACTACCACGTCCTCCCGAGCTCGTCGCCGCTCGCTTCTCTCGTAACCTATCAATAGCCGAGAGCGGACAGGCGAAAAAAGGCGGTTTTGACATTTTAGGTTATAATAAAATTACACCAACGTCACAAAGACAACCAGAAGGAGAACACCATGGGAGTGACCGTCAGAGAAGCTCTCGGCATCGGGGGCTTTACGAAGTGCAAAGTGGTTGCCGGAGAAGCGGGGCTCGACCGGGAAATCGAATACATCACCGTCATGGAAGTGCCGGACGTCATTCAATGGCTGAAGGGCAACGATTTGCTGCTGACGAGCCTGTATCCGATCAAGGACGACCCCGAAGCGATCCGCGATCTGGTGCGGCAGCTCGACGAGGTGAACAGCTCGGCGCTGGCGATCAAGACGCAGCGCTACGTGCAGGAAATTCCCCGGCCGATCATCGAAGCGGGGAACCGGCATAACCTGCCGATTATCGAGATTCACAACGAGGTATCCTACCTGGACATTATGACTCCGCTCATGCAGATCATGGTCGACCCGGCGCTTAGCGGCAAGCAGGAGCTGGAGGCCTTTTTTCATTGGATTACGGAGCTGGCGATGGGGGGAAGGGCATTCCCGCGCTGGTCGAGGCGATGCAGCAAATGACCGACAATCTGATCACGGTCGGCTCGGATATTCCCGGTCTCGACGGATTGTT
Coding sequences within it:
- a CDS encoding PucR family transcriptional regulator ligand-binding domain-containing protein, which gives rise to MTVREALGIGGFTKCKVVAGEAGLDREIEYITVMEVPDVIQWLKGNDLLLTSLYPIKDDPEAIRDLVRQLDEVNSSALAIKTQRYVQEIPRPIIEAGNRHNLPIIEIHNEVSYLDIMTPLMQIMVDPALSGKQELEAFFHWITELAMGGRAFPRWSRRCSK